From one Rosa rugosa chromosome 4, drRosRugo1.1, whole genome shotgun sequence genomic stretch:
- the LOC133744415 gene encoding uncharacterized protein At5g19025-like, protein MNDLGIQAPESSGNTTCSRIREPPMQPQLAEPPPSKLEPSSTSLIPTMVFPTRTSGSLCHVILLFVTLLFVEFFCGARSRKCDRHGYKGLKKAMEFDLQLQTKECVKTGSKEIDKLPWKGGSDANPDYECLQSELRKMAPPNGFALLLFWARCGCPVAKLEGWGPKRGRRHKK, encoded by the coding sequence ATGAATGATTTGGGGATTCAGGCGCCGGAGTCCAGTGGCAACACGACATGTTCTCGGATCAGGGAGCCGCCTATGCAGCCCCAGCTGGCAGAGCCTCCGCCATCGAAACTGGAACCAAGCTCTACATCTCTAATCCCGACTATGGTGTTTCCAACGAGGACATCAGGGAGCCTCTGCCATGTGATTCTGTTGTTCGTCACCCTCCTCTTCGTCGAGTTCTTCTGCGGCGCCCGATCGCGCAAGTGCGACCGCCACGGCTACAAAGGCTTGAAGAAGGCCATGGAATTCGATTTGCAGCTGCAAACGAAGGAGTGTGTCAAGACCGGGTCTAAGGAGATCGATAAGTTGCCCTGGAAGGGCGGGAGTGACGCCAATCCCGATTACGAGTGTCTCCAGTCCGAGCTCCGGAAGATGGCTCCACCCAATGGTTTTGCCCTCTTGCTTTTTTGGGCACGGTGTGGGTGCCCCGTTGCCAAGCTTGAAGGCTGGGGTCCCAAGCGAGGCCGCCGGCACAAGAAGTGA